GATAACGGAAGTGAGCTCTCATTTATCAAAGAATCGTTAAAAGAAAGATTGTCATTACAATCGAATCCTATCGACTGCATAAATCTGATAGGAGCCGGTAATAAATGTGTAGACAACATTGTCGAAAGATGTACtacgcaaattcattcactAAATAATCCATATAAAGTTGCCTTATCGTGCTTTGTGCTAAAGGAGCTAACAGGCAACATACGTGAACGTCCAGTAGATGTCCAAAGTCTACGGATACCTAAACATATCCGGCTAGCGGATCCCGATTTTAACCAACCAGGCGAGGTCGAGATTTTGATCGGCGCGGACATATTCTGGGACATCCTAGGTACCGAAAAGCGTTCTCTGGGTCCCTCTATGCCTACACTACGAAATTCTAAATTGGGTTGGTTAATATGCGGacgaataaatactaatactaacaaccaaaataacaaaaatcaaaatactaaaaatcaaaatactaacgatcaaaataataaaaatcaaaataaaattaattgtaatcATGCAATTATCACTAAATCAcaacaaaatattgaaaatatgctAACTAAATTCTGGGAGACCGAAGAGGTtcctaacaaaaatattttaaatcaaaatgagCAGGAATGTGAAGATCATTTCCTAACTAACACTATACGACTAGAAAGCGGTAGATTTTGCGTTAAATTGCCGTTAACTGAATCACCTGAATGTCTTGGGGATTCCTACAACTTAGCTAAAagaagatttttaaatttggaacgaaAATTCAAGCGAAATCCGACCTTGAAATCCGAATACACTACATTCATAAATGAATATGCAGAGCTAGGCCATCTGTCTGAGTCTAGCTTGCTCAAACCAAATCCTAACTATTTTTTGTGCCATCATGCTGTTTTTAAAAATAGTGAATCTACATCTCTTCGCGTCGTGTACGACGCGTCAGCTGCTTCCTCCTCTGGCAAATCACTCAATGACATTCTTTTGGTGGGGCCTAATGTCCAGGACTCTCTCTTCTCCATTCTAGTTAGAGCGCGACAATACCGGTACATTCTCTCTGGTGATATCGAGAAAATGTACCGCCAGGTTCAAGTTCACGACGATGACCGAAATTTGCAATTGATAGTATGGAGAGAAGATGAGTCCAGCCCCCTTAAAACGCTGCGATTGAATACTCTCACTTACGGTACCGGAAGTGCGAGCTATTTGAGCACGCGATGTTTATTTCAAGTCGGAGAGGAGCAGAGTGATCAGCTCACCAAAACTATAATACAAAGAGATTTCTATGTTGATGACCTGATCACTGGAGCTAATACTGAACACGaactaaaatatatacaaaaatctGTTTCTGAGGCACTAAAGACAGgatgttttaatttaagaaaatacaaaagtaacttATCGTCTTTGTTTGAAGATTCTAACATAAATACACAAGAAAATTTAATCATTAGTGAATCAGCTAGCACTCTCGGGTTAGGATGGAGCCCAGTTAATGATAAGTTAAGCTTTCCTGTGAAAGATCCTATTCCGAGTGATGTCATAACTAAAAGATACATTATGTCAAactcatttaaaatttttgacccactaGGTTGTTTAAGTCTATGCATAATTAAACCAAAAATGCTTCTACAAAAATTATGGGAGCTCAAAATAGATTGGGACTTACCTgttcctgatttcattaaaaAGGAGTGGGAGAAATTTGTCGAAAACTTACCATTCATACAAAATCTCAAAATAGATAGGCGAGTTTTATGTGATTCACCAAAATTGATTGAAATGCACGTTTTCAGTGACGCATCACAGTCAGCCCTTGGTGCCTGTATTTATATGAAGTCTGTGTCTGAAAACGGTGACGTCACTGTACGGCTGCTATGCTCTAAATCGAAAGTCGCCCAACTGTCGCCTACGACCATGCCGAGGCAGGAGCTTGGTGCTGCGCTGCTGGCTGCCAGGCTCAGCAGGGCAGTCCTAGACTCTCTAAGATATAAACCGGATCGTGTCGTGCATTGGTGCGACTCAAGTATCGTGTTGTGCTGGTTGCTCAATAAATCTGCTAAACTAAAGGTATTTGTAGCTAATCGCATAAATGAAATTTTAGAAAAGACTAAAGAATCAACGTGGAGGTATGTGCCTACCTCTGCAAATCCAGCTGACTTAATTTCGCGGGGAGTGGATGCCTGCCAGCTTCCAAAGCTGGATCTGTGGTGGTTTGGCCCCACATTTTTAACTGAAGATGAATCCAAATGGCCAATTTTAAGTAATCTTAAAATTGATGACTTGCCCGAAACTAAATGTTATGTTGTAAATTTAGAAACTCCCATCGTAGACTTCGAAAAATATTCTACACTAAATAAATTGCAAAGAACGTTTGCATATGTCAAAAGAATGATATTTAATCtaaaaaatcctaaaaataaGCGAGTAGGTGTTTTAACTGTTGACGAGTTGAAAGAATCGTTTAACTTTCTCTGTTTAGTCGCTCAAAAACAATCATTCCAAGATGAGAACGAGATGCTTACTAAGTCTAAACCGTTGAGCTCTAAATCTAAAATACTAAAGCTTTCACCTTTTCTAGATAACGATAAGGTGATTAGGGTTGGCGGTCGAATCGATGCATCTGATTATCCGTATGAAAAGAAGCACCAAATTTTGCTTCACGCGTCTCATCGATTATCGAAACTTATATTTGCTAATGTGCACATAAAAAATATGCACGCGCCTCCTCAATTATTGCTGTCCCTTGTTAAGGAAACTATATGGCCAATAAATGGAAGACGCCTTGCTCAGCGCACTGTAAACAATTGCATGCGATGCAGGCGTGCTCGCGGTCAGACTCTGACCCCAAAAATGGGTAATCTCCCAGCTCAGAGAATAAATGCGGACTTTCCGTTTATATCAGTAGGTTTAGATTTTGCGGGAcctttttacattttaagtagAAAGGGTAGAGgtgctaaattaataaaatgctatttatgtctgtttgtgtgtttacGCTATAAATGTTTACACTTAGAAGCGGTTAGTGATCTAACAAAAAATGCTTTCATAATGACTCTTAGGAGGTTCATTGCGCGAAGAGGCAAGCCTGCGGAAATATTCTGTGACAATGGTCGAAACTTCGTCTCCGCGGCTAAAGAAATAGGTCAATTTATAAAAGCTAATCAGGAACCTTTGTCTGATTTTGCACATCAAGAATACATAAAGTTTATATTCACTCCAACTTACGCACCTCACTTCGGCGGTATCTGGGAGGCCGGAGTAAAATCCGCAAAGCACCATATAAAACGTGTAATAGGCAATAGTCATTTGATATTTGAGGAGATAGGAACTTTATTTGCGCAAGCGGAAGCTATTCTTAACAGTCGTCCCTTGTGCCCCATGTCTACGTCCCCTGACGACCTCCTTTCCCTCTCTCCAGGGCACTTCTTAATCGGAAGACCACTGACTGCACTGCCGTCGCCTGCACTGGAGAACCGCCAGGAGATGTCTCTTCAACGTTATGCTAGAATAGAAAAGATACGCCAGCATTTTTGGAATAGATGGCAGCGAGAATATATATGCGAATTACAAGAGAGAACCAAATGGAGAACAAACACTGCCAAACTCAATGTGGGTGACTTGGTTCTGCTCCATGAAGAATACGTGCCGCCGCTATGCTGGCGCCTTGGAAGAGTTACGCGCTTGTTTCCGGGAGCCGATGGTGTTGCCAGGGTTGCAGACGTAACCACAACAAAAGGATGCGTACGACGACCACTCGTTCGCCTCTGCCCTCTACCATCACCGGAGGACTTGAAGTTTTGAAAGGCTGTTCCTTTCAACGAGGCGGGAAGATGTTCAGATCCCTGAAGCTGGACTACGATTGAAGATTCGTTGCCTTCAACTTTCGATAGGCGCTTACAGCGCCgccattaataattttatatacctacccacCCCTTGCATCATTTCATGTCTACCATGTAAGACGTTCATCGTcaattaaatagtttaaaaatataattttgggttttaataagtatattaaggCCCCGTAATGTACACTACGATacaccgctataacaacaaatactaaaaagtacggaaccctcggtgcgcgagtccgacttgcacttggccggttttttaatgttttaccaatgacaaaaataaacttaaacaaaCAGGATTaacattatgttttttattcatCTAATTCCATGAGAACATTCTTTAGGTAgactctgaccacgctaactttgcacaagaCGCTATCTTGGCAGTAAGAACGCATACATATCCCTAAAAGCTTCATACATGGCGTAACATGTAAAACCTCTAACTGTATGAGTGTTGATTGCACTCCTGTTGTTGGTGTATCTTCTTAGAAAAATaattatcccaccaaaaacgttttcatgtaaaatgtttccAAGGCGAAACCATACGagtaaggctcgcactgtcaaaaaattATCAGATCTCTCCTAGactagagccaagcttctaactgtacaagccctaacttcacaacaCCTGATAGCGCAATGGGATTAgaactaacctcgaaatctctagaacaaTCCTGAAAGGGTCTAGCGCAGGCTAAGCGAACAAGAAGTGCCCCCACTAAGAACACTCTACGCTTAATATCAGTCCTCGAtcttctttttaaccgacttcaagatttcaaaggaggatttttaaaattctttttttgattgtaagtacatACAGATTGGCCCCGTTTTTGTCAAGAAGcaattctgatgatgggatgagcagttccatgaggaatcgagggaactcctcaaatgttaaaggcatacatatagtgattttagtattttcatcaacaaatcaagcacttacattaaaaaaaagtgacatttaatgaagtggaactgctgatgatgatcagatcGGAACTcatcaatgacgcatagttcacgtttggcgatttgtcctcttcgttatgtttgttaagcaagttaggttttcaagaaacatttttgtcaggctcgagttctgatgatgggatccatgaggaatcgagggaattcCTTAAAtgtaaaaggcatacatatagtgatttttgtatttttatcaacaaatccagcatttacatataaaaagtgacatttgatgaagtggaactgctgatgatgatcagaatggaactgtTCAATGACACATATAGTTcaagtttggcgatttgttctcttccttatggacccagacccaaacttggacatggaccccaactcggacccggacccggactgaactctgacccaaacttggacccggacagccggacacggacccggactcggatccggacccagacccggacccggaaatgctactagaaaagtgggttaggtgggtgggttttttttcccctcactagctcggaaagttgtcgtttatccttcaatacaagcggggaaacacgcgttttatccactagtggggaaagtaattagaccttggatggagcgtgtttaagtagcttgacagatatcaaaacgtaaaacgctaatgataatggttcgttcgatattaattatcattaaataaatggtttgagaatctaataaaaaaataccaaatttagctttttttatgaaataggaggcaaacgagcagacggatcacctgatggtaagcgattaccaccgcccatggacacccacaacaccagaggggttgtaagtgcgttgccggcctttaagttatttatttaatgattttaagtcataaaccttaaaattccataagaaacgtttgtttttttataataatgttaaatataatttctgaacgcacaagttgagttgatgcaatttcaaaacgcatcgttgacgtttcatacatcagaaatgtcaacattgtcaacaatttttttacttaaaaccaaAGAGTAGTATTAGTATataaaccttttctcaccgactcgcgtaaaaatacacaacttccagagttttctgttataatatcgtaaagaaatgtgTGATagcagtgatgaagatgatctaacgcctgtggatgttgcactttcctcgctatagtgaggtgaaaagttttgtgttacacacgggcgcaaatgtattttacttctcgtgtgttgaaacacttgctacgctcaggattctattttagaaccactcgcttcgctcgtggttcacctatagaatcctttcgcttgctcgtgtttcaattctaaactcgcgggtaaaatacaactttgcacccttgtataacaaataactattgtctcgtagaaaaagtattattatacaatagtgatatatataatcaagcttttcaatctcgtaccttaacttaaacaacttagcaagcttcgttgcttaaacacggtatcACGAttgtaaaaaatactattttagggttccgtaccaaaaacgtacaaaaggaacccttatggtgcgactctgtccgtctgtctgtctatctgtctgtctgtcacattgc
The Cydia strobilella chromosome Z, ilCydStro3.1, whole genome shotgun sequence genome window above contains:
- the LOC134753824 gene encoding uncharacterized protein LOC134753824, whose protein sequence is MLTKFWETEEVPNKNILNQNEQECEDHFLTNTIRLESGRFCVKLPLTESPECLGDSYNLAKRRFLNLERKFKRNPTLKSEYTTFINEYAELGHLSESSLLKPNPNYFLCHHAVFKNSESTSLRVVYDASAASSSGKSLNDILLVGPNVQDSLFSILVRARQYRYILSGDIEKMYRQVQVHDDDRNLQLIVWREDESSPLKTLRLNTLTYGTGSASYLSTRCLFQVGEEQSDQLTKTIIQRDFYVDDLITGANTEHELKYIQKSVSEALKTGCFNLRKYKSNLSSLFEDSNINTQENLIISESASTLGLGWSPVNDKLSFPVKDPIPSDVITKRYIMSNSFKIFDPLGCLSLCIIKPKMLLQKLWELKIDWDLPVPDFIKKEWEKFVENLPFIQNLKIDRRVLCDSPKLIEMHVFSDASQSALGACIYMKSVSENGDVTVRLLCSKSKVAQLSPTTMPRQELGAALLAARLSRAVLDSLRYKPDRVVHWCDSSIVLCWLLNKSAKLKVFVANRINEILEKTKESTWRYVPTSANPADLISRGVDACQLPKLDLWWFGPTFLTEDESKWPILSNLKIDDLPETKCYVVNLETPIVDFEKYSTLNKLQRTFAYVKRMIFNLKNPKNKRVGVLTVDELKESFNFLCLVAQKQSFQDENEMLTKSKPLSSKSKILKLSPFLDNDKVIRVGGRIDASDYPYEKKHQILLHASHRLSKLIFANVHIKNMHAPPQLLLSLVKETIWPINGRRLAQRTVNNCMRCRRARGQTLTPKMGNLPAQRINADFPFISVGLDFAGPFYILSRKGRGAKLIKCYLCLFVCLRYKCLHLEAVSDLTKNAFIMTLRRFIARRGKPAEIFCDNGRNFVSAAKEIGQFIKANQEPLSDFAHQEYIKFIFTPTYAPHFGGIWEAGVKSAKHHIKRVIGNSHLIFEEIGTLFAQAEAILNSRPLCPMSTSPDDLLSLSPGHFLIGRPLTALPSPALENRQEMSLQRYARIEKIRQHFWNRWQREYICELQERTKWRTNTAKLNVGDLVLLHEEYVPPLCWRLGRVTRLFPGADGVARVADVTTTKGCVRRPLVRLCPLPSPEDLKF